Proteins from a genomic interval of Niabella soli DSM 19437:
- a CDS encoding plasmid mobilization protein: MNTPNEKNKGGRPRKEVKRSYRLRVACSALELQIIEAKARQVRLTVSEFLREAAFNSHIDTRQKTLPKEVLDFAAQLSHLAANINSLAYKNNAAQAFNAFERTELRQLAAQVKELTLDIKNNLR, from the coding sequence ATGAATACACCAAATGAAAAAAACAAGGGCGGCAGGCCAAGGAAAGAAGTAAAACGTAGCTATCGGCTACGTGTAGCTTGCAGCGCATTAGAGCTGCAAATCATTGAAGCAAAAGCCAGACAGGTACGGCTTACTGTTTCCGAGTTTTTACGTGAAGCCGCTTTCAATAGTCATATTGATACCAGGCAGAAAACGTTGCCCAAAGAAGTTTTAGATTTCGCCGCCCAACTTAGCCACCTTGCGGCTAATATAAATTCACTGGCGTATAAAAATAATGCGGCGCAGGCTTTTAATGCCTTTGAGCGCACAGAATTAAGGCAACTGGCAGCACAGGTAAAAGAGCTGACTCTGGATATTAAAAACAATTTAAGATGA
- a CDS encoding relaxase/mobilization nuclease domain-containing protein has translation MIGKAITGKGFAGCIKYCLEDKKMEVNRDQTIVHNRAEVLLFNKCFGNKKELVRDFNEVRKLNPKQSKPVFHFTLSFAPGEKLTRAQLIYIVQDCAKEFGFIENQFLAVEHKDTQHQHIHIVANRIGFAGKTNVSDSNSYKRMAEFCRKMERKYQLQQVLSPRRFLAKQQQLLPRNDQRKEQLKLQLKQALRSSKTIERFQQKAKELRIEIIKGRGIAFMDEKGIKIKGSDIGLSLQTIEKQIESNNRQALQKQTAFIQTKQRENTLGL, from the coding sequence ATGATTGGTAAGGCGATTACAGGAAAGGGATTTGCCGGGTGTATCAAATACTGCCTGGAAGATAAAAAAATGGAGGTGAATAGGGATCAAACCATCGTGCATAACAGAGCGGAAGTTTTACTCTTTAATAAATGTTTCGGGAATAAAAAGGAACTGGTGCGGGACTTTAATGAAGTGAGAAAGCTCAACCCCAAACAATCCAAACCGGTGTTTCATTTTACACTGAGCTTTGCTCCTGGCGAGAAATTGACCAGGGCGCAGCTGATCTATATTGTCCAGGATTGTGCAAAAGAATTCGGGTTTATTGAGAATCAATTTCTGGCAGTAGAACATAAGGATACGCAGCATCAGCATATTCATATAGTAGCTAACCGTATTGGCTTTGCTGGCAAAACAAATGTATCGGATAGTAATAGTTATAAACGTATGGCGGAGTTCTGCCGAAAAATGGAACGCAAATATCAATTGCAGCAAGTGCTAAGCCCCAGGCGCTTTTTAGCAAAGCAGCAACAACTACTCCCGAGGAATGACCAGCGAAAGGAACAACTTAAATTACAGTTGAAGCAAGCATTACGATCCTCAAAAACGATAGAACGTTTTCAGCAAAAAGCAAAGGAATTACGTATTGAAATTATTAAAGGACGCGGTATTGCTTTTATGGATGAAAAAGGCATTAAAATTAAGGGGAGTGACATTGGCCTTTCGTTACAAACTATCGAAAAACAAATAGAAAGCAATAACCGGCAAGCCTTGCAAAAGCAAACAGCATTTATCCAAACCAAACAACGAGAAAATACCCTGGGGTTATAA
- a CDS encoding Fic family protein: MYIYQLAQWPHFQCNTEEIASLLAGVRHQQGRLLGRMENLGFSLREEATLQTLTLDVLKSSEIEGEVLDAEQVRSSVARRLGMDIAGLVPADRNVEGVVEMMLDATQQYQDSLTEDRLFGWHASLFPAGRSGMHRIVTGKWRDNLPDDPMQVVSGPMGRETVHFQAPDADQVPAAMKAFLDWFNAPDKTDPVLRAAIAHLWFVTIHPFDDGNGRIARAITDMQLARADESRQRFYSMSTQIRAERKAYYDILEATQKGRMDITPWIHWFLGCLERSIDAAGTTLAGVIRKATFWKQPATHTLNDRQKLMLNKLLDGFTGKLTSSKWAKIAKTSQDTAIRDIQDLINRQLLVKEPAGGRSTSYLLNDALF, encoded by the coding sequence ATGTACATCTATCAATTAGCCCAATGGCCTCATTTTCAATGTAATACGGAAGAAATAGCTTCCTTACTGGCAGGCGTACGCCATCAGCAGGGCCGGCTATTGGGACGGATGGAAAACCTGGGGTTTAGCCTGCGGGAGGAAGCTACCCTGCAAACCCTTACATTAGATGTGCTCAAATCCAGTGAAATAGAGGGTGAGGTATTGGATGCCGAACAGGTGCGCTCTTCTGTAGCCCGGCGTTTGGGAATGGATATAGCCGGTTTAGTTCCTGCCGATCGTAATGTGGAGGGCGTTGTGGAAATGATGCTGGATGCTACCCAGCAATACCAGGACTCACTTACTGAAGACCGGCTTTTTGGCTGGCATGCCTCTTTGTTCCCGGCGGGGCGCAGCGGTATGCACCGGATCGTAACCGGCAAATGGCGGGATAACCTGCCTGATGATCCCATGCAGGTTGTATCCGGCCCTATGGGGCGGGAAACGGTGCATTTCCAGGCACCGGATGCAGACCAGGTTCCCGCAGCAATGAAAGCATTCCTGGATTGGTTTAATGCTCCGGACAAAACAGACCCGGTATTAAGGGCAGCTATTGCCCATTTATGGTTTGTGACGATACATCCGTTTGATGATGGTAATGGTCGTATTGCCCGGGCAATAACAGATATGCAGCTGGCTCGTGCAGATGAAAGCCGCCAGCGGTTTTACAGCATGTCTACCCAAATCCGGGCAGAGCGCAAAGCCTATTATGATATACTGGAGGCAACCCAGAAAGGCCGGATGGATATAACTCCATGGATCCATTGGTTCCTGGGCTGTTTGGAACGATCCATAGATGCAGCAGGCACCACATTAGCCGGGGTAATAAGGAAGGCAACCTTTTGGAAACAGCCGGCTACGCATACTTTAAACGACCGGCAAAAGCTGATGCTGAATAAATTGCTGGATGGGTTTACTGGTAAACTCACCTCCTCCAAATGGGCAAAAATTGCCAAAACCTCACAAGACACTGCTATACGGGATATCCAGGACCTGATAAACCGGCAACTGTTGGTGAAAGAGCCAGCAGGCGGCAGAAGCACCAGTTACCTGTTAAATGATGCTTTGTTTTAG
- a CDS encoding HEPN domain-containing protein gives MKEETVANHKALYLTEEDKAIATKVVATITKIVQVDTIFVLGKKEDTAHNIFIEPCAAGAHTSAFWLLVLITGDDKRHKMYQDEIEQKCNHFHAVSSIVIQTSTFVHWLSAKDSFGLTVLLNAPFIYNTNPELEEWSKDIIAESIPEKIKSGFPKCFNLFNEYIAGAELFTVRKQYKLALFMYHQATELLLTAFIKSQTGLELHIHNINHLNQYFGFLAPGIAADFCGATQKEQEAFRLLQKSYCSARYDADFEVGYAQLEIVRQKVSRAIQKLKEIGSLIFKEAGRFPRLNIV, from the coding sequence ATGAAAGAAGAAACCGTTGCTAACCATAAGGCGCTTTATCTGACCGAAGAAGATAAAGCCATAGCCACAAAGGTGGTGGCCACTATTACCAAAATTGTACAGGTGGACACCATCTTTGTTTTAGGTAAAAAAGAAGATACCGCTCACAATATATTTATAGAACCTTGTGCTGCCGGGGCGCACACCTCGGCTTTTTGGCTGCTGGTATTGATTACTGGCGATGATAAGCGGCATAAAATGTACCAGGATGAAATTGAGCAAAAGTGTAACCACTTCCATGCTGTTAGCAGCATTGTAATACAAACAAGTACTTTTGTACATTGGCTAAGTGCAAAGGATTCTTTTGGGTTAACTGTTTTATTAAACGCCCCGTTTATTTATAACACCAACCCGGAACTTGAAGAATGGAGCAAGGATATTATTGCGGAAAGCATTCCGGAAAAGATTAAATCGGGTTTCCCAAAATGTTTTAACCTTTTTAATGAATACATTGCCGGGGCAGAGCTTTTTACCGTTCGTAAACAGTATAAGCTGGCGCTTTTCATGTATCACCAAGCTACAGAGCTGCTACTGACGGCCTTTATTAAATCCCAAACCGGGCTGGAGCTGCATATTCATAACATCAACCACCTTAATCAATACTTTGGCTTTTTAGCCCCTGGCATTGCAGCAGATTTTTGCGGAGCAACACAAAAGGAACAAGAAGCATTCCGGCTGCTTCAAAAGTCCTATTGCTCGGCAAGGTATGATGCAGATTTTGAGGTTGGATATGCACAGCTGGAAATCGTGAGGCAGAAAGTGAGTCGGGCGATACAAAAATTAAAAGAGATTGGCTCTCTTATATTTAAAGAGGCAGGTCGCTTTCCGCGGCTAAATATAGTTTAA
- a CDS encoding helix-turn-helix domain-containing protein has product MEKTIHQGRNVKRFREMLGIKQEALALDLGDDWNQRKISLLEQKEEIEEPLLKQIADLLKVPVEAIKNFDEEQAVNIIANTFHDSAVANTFTENSQANFHCTFNPIDKWAEEIAENRKLYERLLQAEKEKMELLQKLLEKVGK; this is encoded by the coding sequence ATGGAGAAAACAATACATCAGGGCAGAAATGTAAAGCGGTTCAGGGAAATGCTGGGTATAAAGCAGGAAGCCTTGGCTTTGGATTTAGGTGATGACTGGAACCAGCGTAAAATATCGCTGCTGGAGCAAAAGGAAGAAATTGAAGAACCTTTGCTAAAACAAATTGCTGATTTATTAAAAGTGCCGGTAGAAGCGATTAAGAATTTTGATGAAGAGCAAGCTGTGAATATTATTGCCAATACATTTCATGATAGTGCGGTAGCTAACACTTTTACAGAAAATTCACAAGCTAACTTTCATTGCACCTTCAATCCCATAGATAAATGGGCTGAGGAAATTGCCGAAAACCGGAAACTATACGAACGCTTATTGCAGGCTGAAAAGGAGAAGATGGAGCTTTTGCAGAAGTTGTTGGAGAAGGTGGGGAAATAA
- a CDS encoding YecA family protein, producing MKIGRNAPCPCGSGKKYKRCCLDKNAELAQIPIPNYEFPNLQKSGATYTFIKRYDKIELLKLFSILQLYPQNQGKYIRIEYAISNILKTGITTTIQSDLGTVKEEIISKCKKHYLEDPPEDFFTGNIIFYNGNNTVFNGIAVNGVEIVQTLLDASNNEHLFSSQFRRELSSGVMFLLHILNSVADKLELTYNVYEEIVSDDLYFPDVEQLNIHKEFLKFTKQELELICLKLNIPYSIISEFSCELPLKDLEFDSLDNPLYRAPFVIIENFYYLIVPSAELICLNEFIIRTAQKHNCYEKLVTACTRRIEIETAPRFGRMHWKKVQLDLSDVKHVSGFIAYNDSLYQFDEDKFCHVFLCTPKEDKELIADSSMERNINERFNQVSKKIKSAYPHSKVLLLFMLNKCRVLSQISLGFKKMPNDTVFLSLSSQELKIISSNYKLERLSLWKYAKYYDSAMDKIHFSPYNSHIAKYYWFERNGESFLDPDKEPYNFIVLDLDIEGNQTREALTKIDKRGIKYYLEEGKMLTAPCVRAEQHYPVYISEEYQQGKIKKCLLKYKCPIWVISSRLIDPLSDVYVNGILYWLNDMYPILFKFVNSLGAAPITILIDLEEKFYGKRDLDELGDELPVFQSNVIAEDRVMYLFIPYQILKFIVSPDNSGERMIISYLLDLMGQLIEKLNLGTKLTLTEKENILEKGIPLGNRKMIISVTGDRDITIAQTDLVDVRYIPLSDLSFVLENQLNWLKSSKKIPTTIKTSEEKCKLFNDLVGLHFNIIINELKKYNGEKLLMFLMKKHEAIIQRQSFGKISYPMKVSCLDKFYDVQKEYAEENSKSIEVALSLRVLIEFAACILPQGSKECNDDDIDVLLAHAIELITYGAYSDSIKFGISDPEMGKLPSGRLGISREFENETLRGFRDDYNSQELYSYSDRFSEYFDVKRKATNSRVTGPSMERINKIFQEEWGVGLTTIDTISYGIATRMIHNSVSVEKISEKELAKFLSANSDFSDSDIVAYFDLLAFPDREDILKAPKGYESWEVYPWRYNRRLSYLLKPIIKYKSGEHLYYLISARHLLMASENYLSLFFKGTLKINRKNKKLLDLLSEINNYKGKRFRDQVLTWLNSNTKLRTFSYEVKISPSGFFQADSDRGDIDILAIDDEKKIVYSIECKNTSMSKTAYDFKSEIDNYLGTPKKQGLISRHLKRDQWLQDNRKLVYEKLKISNYQIKSLVISKNILPLKYMKRSSMLILSFHDLKLKGL from the coding sequence ATGAAAATAGGTAGAAATGCTCCTTGTCCCTGTGGAAGTGGTAAAAAGTATAAAAGGTGCTGTTTAGATAAAAATGCGGAATTAGCTCAAATTCCTATACCAAATTATGAGTTTCCTAACCTCCAAAAATCAGGTGCCACATATACATTTATCAAAAGATATGATAAAATTGAGCTATTAAAACTATTTTCAATTCTTCAACTATATCCTCAAAATCAAGGAAAGTATATTCGAATAGAGTATGCTATAAGCAATATTTTAAAAACAGGAATAACTACAACTATCCAGTCAGACCTAGGAACAGTTAAGGAGGAGATTATTTCAAAATGTAAAAAACATTATTTAGAAGATCCGCCGGAAGATTTCTTTACGGGTAATATAATATTCTATAATGGAAACAATACGGTATTTAATGGGATTGCTGTTAATGGAGTTGAAATTGTTCAAACATTATTAGATGCATCTAATAATGAACATTTATTTTCAAGTCAATTCCGGAGAGAACTTTCTTCAGGAGTCATGTTTCTATTACATATTTTAAATTCAGTCGCAGATAAACTGGAATTGACATATAATGTTTATGAAGAGATTGTGTCAGATGATCTTTACTTTCCAGATGTGGAACAACTTAATATCCACAAAGAATTTTTAAAATTCACAAAACAGGAGTTGGAGCTGATTTGTTTAAAGCTTAATATACCCTATTCCATTATTTCTGAATTTTCTTGTGAACTTCCACTTAAAGATTTAGAATTTGATTCTTTAGATAATCCTTTGTATCGAGCGCCATTCGTAATTATTGAAAATTTTTATTACTTAATTGTCCCATCTGCAGAGTTAATATGTTTAAACGAGTTTATAATCAGAACTGCACAAAAGCACAATTGCTATGAAAAACTTGTTACAGCATGTACAAGAAGAATAGAAATCGAAACTGCTCCAAGATTTGGAAGGATGCATTGGAAAAAAGTCCAACTTGATTTATCTGATGTTAAACATGTTTCCGGTTTTATAGCTTATAATGATTCCCTATATCAATTTGATGAAGATAAGTTTTGCCATGTTTTTTTATGTACACCAAAAGAGGACAAAGAACTCATAGCAGATTCGTCAATGGAACGTAACATAAATGAAAGGTTCAACCAAGTTTCAAAAAAGATAAAGAGTGCTTATCCTCATTCCAAAGTTCTGCTGCTATTTATGTTAAATAAATGCAGAGTTTTATCTCAAATTAGTTTGGGATTTAAAAAGATGCCGAATGATACTGTGTTTTTATCTCTTTCGAGTCAAGAGCTTAAAATAATTTCATCAAATTACAAATTGGAAAGACTTAGCTTATGGAAATATGCCAAATATTATGACAGTGCTATGGATAAAATACACTTTTCACCCTATAATAGCCATATAGCAAAATATTATTGGTTTGAAAGAAATGGAGAATCTTTTTTAGACCCAGATAAAGAGCCATATAATTTTATTGTACTAGATTTAGATATTGAAGGGAACCAAACAAGAGAAGCATTAACCAAGATTGATAAACGTGGGATTAAATATTATTTGGAAGAAGGGAAAATGCTAACTGCCCCTTGCGTAAGAGCAGAGCAACATTATCCTGTCTATATTTCCGAAGAATATCAACAAGGAAAAATAAAAAAATGCCTTTTAAAATATAAATGTCCAATTTGGGTTATAAGTAGCAGATTAATCGATCCTCTTTCAGATGTTTATGTTAATGGTATTTTGTATTGGCTAAATGACATGTATCCAATTCTGTTTAAGTTTGTTAACAGCTTAGGAGCTGCTCCTATAACAATACTTATAGATCTTGAAGAAAAATTTTATGGCAAAAGAGATCTTGATGAATTGGGAGATGAATTGCCTGTATTTCAATCCAATGTTATTGCGGAAGACAGGGTAATGTATCTTTTTATACCCTATCAGATACTTAAGTTTATAGTTTCTCCTGATAATTCCGGCGAAAGAATGATTATCTCGTATTTATTAGATTTAATGGGCCAACTCATTGAGAAACTTAACTTGGGAACTAAACTGACGCTAACAGAAAAAGAAAACATACTAGAGAAAGGCATTCCTCTCGGAAACCGTAAAATGATTATTTCAGTTACAGGAGATCGTGATATAACTATTGCACAAACAGATCTTGTAGACGTAAGATATATTCCTTTGAGCGACTTGTCATTCGTTTTGGAAAATCAACTGAATTGGCTTAAGTCTTCAAAAAAAATACCCACAACCATAAAAACGTCCGAAGAAAAATGTAAGCTTTTTAACGATTTGGTCGGACTGCATTTCAACATAATTATTAACGAACTAAAAAAATATAATGGAGAAAAGTTGTTGATGTTTTTGATGAAAAAACATGAAGCTATTATTCAAAGGCAATCCTTTGGAAAGATTAGTTATCCAATGAAAGTTTCGTGTCTTGACAAATTTTATGATGTTCAAAAGGAATATGCAGAAGAAAATTCAAAGAGTATTGAGGTGGCATTATCCCTTAGAGTGTTGATTGAATTTGCTGCTTGTATTTTGCCACAAGGATCTAAAGAGTGCAATGACGATGATATAGACGTATTACTAGCACATGCAATAGAATTAATTACCTATGGGGCATATTCTGATTCCATTAAATTTGGAATATCAGATCCAGAAATGGGAAAGTTACCGTCTGGTCGACTAGGAATTAGTAGAGAATTTGAAAACGAAACGTTACGGGGATTTAGGGATGATTATAATTCTCAAGAGCTTTATTCGTATTCTGATCGCTTTAGTGAATATTTTGATGTAAAAAGAAAGGCTACTAATTCACGTGTGACGGGCCCATCAATGGAGCGCATTAATAAAATATTTCAAGAGGAATGGGGAGTTGGTTTAACAACAATTGATACAATTTCATACGGTATTGCTACAAGAATGATCCACAATAGTGTTTCTGTCGAAAAAATATCAGAAAAAGAACTGGCTAAATTCTTGTCTGCCAATTCCGATTTTTCAGATAGCGATATAGTGGCTTATTTTGATTTGTTGGCCTTTCCTGATCGAGAAGATATATTGAAAGCTCCCAAAGGATATGAGTCTTGGGAAGTTTACCCTTGGCGATATAATAGACGTCTTTCATATTTATTAAAACCCATTATAAAGTACAAATCTGGGGAGCATTTATATTATTTAATAAGTGCAAGACATCTTTTAATGGCTTCCGAAAACTATTTGTCACTGTTTTTTAAGGGAACCTTAAAAATAAATCGGAAAAATAAGAAATTGCTCGATTTGTTATCTGAAATAAATAATTATAAAGGTAAAAGATTCAGAGACCAGGTTTTAACCTGGCTTAATAGTAATACAAAGTTGCGAACTTTTTCCTATGAAGTTAAGATTAGCCCAAGTGGTTTCTTTCAGGCAGATTCAGACAGAGGGGATATTGATATTTTAGCGATTGATGATGAAAAAAAAATTGTTTACTCCATTGAATGCAAGAACACTTCTATGTCAAAAACCGCGTATGATTTTAAATCTGAAATAGATAATTACCTAGGCACTCCAAAAAAACAAGGGCTAATAAGCCGCCATTTAAAAAGAGATCAATGGCTACAGGATAATAGGAAACTGGTATATGAGAAACTGAAGATTTCCAATTACCAAATAAAATCATTAGTCATTTCAAAAAATATCCTGCCACTGAAATATATGAAGAGAAGTTCAATGCTTATATTATCCTTTCATGATTTGAAATTAAAGGGGTTATAG
- a CDS encoding AbiV family abortive infection protein, producing the protein MKLPYRRSFYREGYQLALENAKAISKIAELSAKNGEYGIACSLNILSAEEAIKAVVILLKHSFPKMDSEQFREVFTNHKSKHRLIIAVNIIFKIFIDQILNLYEKDKWRFDFIESLPQEENAKFKAKFSLLYRVILWAKKKKENSENFKNALDWLQQANLKKNKGFYVDVNNNKWHTPKHFTKQDFDNETKYTQTLISNIETFNSLLSPFNLLRHLAILKNFKLFNLKI; encoded by the coding sequence TTGAAATTACCATACCGAAGATCTTTTTATAGAGAAGGTTACCAACTTGCACTTGAAAATGCAAAAGCCATTTCAAAAATTGCTGAATTGTCTGCAAAAAATGGTGAATATGGAATCGCTTGCTCATTAAATATACTTTCAGCGGAAGAAGCAATAAAAGCAGTTGTAATTCTTCTAAAACACTCATTTCCTAAAATGGATTCAGAACAGTTTAGAGAAGTATTTACTAATCATAAGAGTAAACATCGGCTAATTATAGCTGTTAATATCATTTTTAAAATTTTTATAGATCAGATTCTTAATCTTTACGAAAAGGACAAGTGGCGATTTGATTTTATTGAGAGTTTGCCACAGGAAGAGAACGCAAAATTTAAGGCAAAATTCTCTTTACTTTATAGAGTAATTCTTTGGGCAAAAAAGAAAAAAGAGAATTCAGAAAATTTCAAAAATGCCTTGGATTGGCTGCAACAAGCAAATTTGAAAAAAAATAAAGGCTTTTATGTTGATGTTAATAACAACAAATGGCATACCCCTAAACATTTTACAAAGCAGGATTTTGATAACGAAACAAAATATACACAGACACTAATTTCAAATATCGAAACCTTTAATTCACTATTGTCACCATTTAACCTTTTACGACATTTGGCAATTTTGAAAAATTTCAAACTCTTTAATTTAAAAATTTAA
- a CDS encoding toprim domain-containing protein has translation MNSINWETIRQIDLIDYLAFLGHHPDIKMSRNREYWYLSPLPGRNERTPSFKVDRQKNLWYDHGLGKGGSIIDFCLQYHSCNIHEALDKLQGFLSFHRGQSQAFPLFSATPSPDEKKKIKIVATGPIQAPALISYLEQRKIPLSIARNYCREVQYELGDKKYYSIGFPNNAGGFELRNAHFKGSASPKDITFFDNCKKDLYVFEGFFNFLSFAVIRPQTGAGFSNCLVLNSLAFFEKSRSLMEQHHKIFLFLDRDLSGRQYTQKALSWNQEMGSVKYTDSSELYKCRDDLNAWLMDGAKQQEQQRTQRGRGF, from the coding sequence ATGAATAGTATTAACTGGGAAACAATCAGGCAAATTGACCTTATAGACTACCTTGCCTTCCTGGGGCACCATCCGGACATCAAGATGAGCCGCAATCGGGAATATTGGTACTTATCGCCACTTCCTGGCAGAAATGAAAGAACACCATCTTTTAAGGTGGATCGGCAAAAAAATCTGTGGTATGATCATGGACTGGGAAAAGGCGGCAGTATTATTGATTTCTGTTTACAATATCATAGCTGCAATATTCACGAAGCGTTGGACAAATTACAGGGATTTCTTTCTTTTCACCGGGGCCAATCACAGGCTTTCCCGCTTTTCAGCGCAACACCATCGCCCGATGAAAAGAAAAAGATCAAGATAGTGGCAACCGGCCCTATTCAGGCCCCTGCTCTAATCAGTTACCTGGAACAGCGAAAAATCCCGCTCTCCATCGCGCGGAACTACTGCCGGGAGGTGCAATATGAACTGGGCGATAAAAAATATTACTCCATTGGATTCCCCAATAATGCAGGCGGCTTTGAGTTAAGGAACGCTCATTTTAAGGGCAGCGCTTCCCCCAAAGACATTACTTTTTTTGACAACTGCAAAAAAGATCTTTATGTATTTGAGGGTTTCTTCAATTTTTTGTCGTTCGCAGTTATCCGCCCCCAAACAGGTGCCGGTTTTTCAAATTGCCTGGTGCTAAATTCCCTTGCCTTTTTTGAAAAGAGCCGCTCCCTGATGGAGCAGCATCATAAAATATTCTTGTTTTTAGACAGGGATCTATCCGGCAGGCAGTACACACAAAAAGCACTTTCCTGGAATCAGGAAATGGGATCGGTAAAATACACGGACAGTAGCGAATTATATAAATGCCGTGACGATCTAAACGCCTGGCTGATGGACGGGGCCAAACAACAGGAACAACAAAGGACGCAAAGAGGCAGAGGGTTTTGA